One Drosophila virilis strain 15010-1051.87 chromosome 5, Dvir_AGI_RSII-ME, whole genome shotgun sequence DNA window includes the following coding sequences:
- the fra gene encoding neogenin isoform X3 yields MSTKMAKTHGFNWMWLWIWFGFPLLLQLATVSQASQALTFTLEPQDSVVPEGHSVLLQCAGKAAGKGKATPTPTSIRWRGPDGQDLGVVGDTFRTQLKNGSLYISSVEENRGLTGAYQCLLSAEGIGSVLSRPALVAIARQPELNQDFIETYLLPGQTAYFRCMVGEHVWQPGVRHTVQWYKDDMPLPLDKLRMVVLPNGALEIDEVNANDRGAYQCNVTSGSVHRLSSKTNLNIKKPVDAGAEQAVAPSFLVGPSPKTVSEGDTVTLDCVANGVPKPQIKWLRNGEELDFNHLDSRFSITGTGSLQISGAEDIDSGNYQCRASNSVDSLDAQATVQVQVPPKFIQAPRDKTASEKEVLNLECAIHGKPKPSIRWLKNGEVITPNEYLQFVNGHNLRIRGLLYSDAGMFQCVGTNPAGSVQASARLRVVPPGGQTTKSLHSSDNYNYNNNNNKRRRPHNSGELRTKSGGSSYLDMDSDDYDNYADEKSAETAARRQLRKFARPGEQPLNDRNFEAGEISVLRRQNGGGDIDDDDEDDDDVDVDVDYDGILVYKNKAQPLQQQQQQQQQIPPTSNFASTDLSAGEDIASDVKPLSSGLLARLPGPPRNLVAQIVKSRFVTLSWQEPLQNANEVVSYTVYYRVSNSEREQKIVTQSHEDQQVSIQSLLPGRTYQFRVVANTNFGMGESSQPLEASTQPEVNIAGPPRNVDAYARNHKEIFVHWQPPTVTNGEILKYRVYYSENDSGADMYNDSMSLELLLTDLRPYTDYVISVVPFNRNGMGDSSAELKVRTFSSTPSEPPNNVTLEVTSSSSITVHWEPPAEEDCNGQITGYKIRYRKFKDAPQAKSTPANIRYFELNGLDRNAEYQVKIAAMTVNGSGPFTEWYRANTLENDLDETQVPGKPIWINIQPGADNIGLHWGPPQQPEIKIRSYVLGWGRGIPDENTIELKETERYHVLKNLESNMEYVVSLRARNVKGDGPPIYDNIKTRDEEPLDVPVPLEVPVGLRAITMSSSSIVVYWIDTMLNKNQHVTDNRHYTVSYSITGSNRYRYHNTSDLNCMINDLRPSTQYEFAVKVVKGRRESAWSMSVLNSTFQNVPVTPPRELTVRLDEQNPHNVIVQWLPPKHTVGQITGYNIYYTTDTTKRDRDWAIEAFAGEETMLMLPNLKPYTTYYFKVQARTTKGGNNAPFSALTAFTTSAAVIMQEADTIAKGIDNQNLLYIIIGSTVLVLFLLLLGLLLFCRRKPQSSPEHTKKSYQKNNVGVPKPPDLWIHHDQMELKNIDKGLHSATPVCSDNASSSGALTLPRSVVHSEYEVDTPVPGHVTNSLDKRAYVAGYMTATSMNSTMERPQYPRTQYNHQNRSHMTMDTGLSQQSLTQPQNNSLAQTPEHPYGGYDANFCNAGYTGGTASNPSAPGNGCVSTIESAKRGHPLKSFSVPGPPPTGAATTMNKHTPAVTIRPQNQSPYKKPSFSAATPNRLQGGGSVAHSTDEIQRLAPSTSTEELNQEMANLEGLMKDLSAITANEFEC; encoded by the exons CACTCACGTTCACACTGGAGCCGCAGGACTCCGTCGTGCCCGAGGGCCACTCCGTGCTGCTGCAGTGCGCCGGCAAGGCCGCTGGCAAGGGCaaggccacgcccacgccgaCAAGCATACGCTGGCGCGGACCCGACGGCCAGGATCTGGGTGTTGTGGGCGACACCTTTCGCACACAACTGAAGAACGGTTCGCTATACATCAGCTCCGTGGAGGAGAATCGCGGCCTGACCGGCGCCTACCAGTGCCTGCTCAGCGCCGAGGGCATCGGCAGCGTGCTCAGCCGTCCGGCTCTGGTGGCCATTGCCCGCCAGCCGGAACTGAACCAGGACTTCATCGAGACGTACCTGCTGCCCGGCCAGACGGCCTACTTCCGCTGCATGGTGGGCGAGCACGTGTGGCAGCCGGGCGTAAGGCATACGGTGCAATGGTACAAGGACGAcatgccgctgccgctggatAAGCTGCGCATGGTGGTGCTGCCGAACGGTGCACTGGAAATCGATGAGGTAAACGCCAACGATCGCGGTGCCTACCAGTGCAACGTGACCTCGGGCAGCGTCCATCGGCTGAGCAGCAAGACGAATCTGAACATCAAGAAGCCTGTGGATGCTGGCGCCGAGCAGGCTGTGGCGCCCTCGTTCCTGGTTGGACCCTCGCCGAAAACGGTCAGCGAGGGCGACACCGTCACCCTGGACTGTGTGGCCAATGGTGTGCCCAAGCCGCAGATCAAGTGGCTACGCAATGGCGAGGAACTCGATTTCAATCATCTCGATTCGCGATTCTCGATCACAGGCACCGGCTCGTTGCAGATCTCCGGCGCCGAGGACATCGATTCGGGCAACTATCAGTGCCGGGCCAGCAACAGCGTTGACTCGCTCGATGCCCAGGCGACCGTGCAGGTCCAGGTGCCGCCCAAGTTCATCCAGGCGCCGCGCGACAAGACCGCCTCCGAGAAGGAGGTGCTCAATCTGGAGTGCGCTATACACGGCAAGCCCAAACCGAGCATACGCTGGCTAAAGAACGGCGAGGTCATCACGCCCAACGAGTACCTGCAGTTCGTCAACGGGCACAATCTGCGCATCCGTGGACTGCTCTACTCCGATGCGGGCATGTTTCAGTGCGTCGGCACCAATCCCGCTGGCAGCGTTCAGGCCTCGGCGCGTCTGCGTGTCGTGCCCCCCGGAG GTCAAACCACCAAATCCTTGCACAGTTCAGACaattacaactacaacaacaacaacaacaaacgaagACGACCTCACAACTCGGGTGAGCTACGCACCAAATCCGGTGGCAGCAGCTACTTGGACATGGACAGCGACGACTACGACAACTATGCGGACGAGAAGTCCGCGGAGACGGCGGCCCGGCGCCAATTGCGAAAATTCGCGAGACCCGGCGAGCAGCCGCTCAACGATCGCAACTTTGAGGCGGGCGAGATCAGTGTGCTGCGCCGCCAGAACGGAGGCGGAGACattgacgacgacgacgaagacgacgatgacgttgacgttgacgttgactaTGACGGAATACTGGTCTACAAGAACAAGGCGCAACctctacaacaacagcaacaacaacaacaacaaatacccCCCACATCCAATTTTGCCTCAACAGATCTAAGCGCCGGCGAGGACATCGCCAGCGATGTGAAGCCTTTGAGCAGCGGTCTGCTGGCCCGCCTGCCCGGTCCGCCACGCAACCTGGTCGCGCAGATTGTGAAGTCGCGCTTCGTAACGCTCAGCTGGCAGGAGCCGCTGCAGAATGCCAACGAGGTCGTCTCCTACACCGTCTACTATCGCGTCAGCAACAGCGAACG TGAGCAAAAGATTGTGACCCAGTCGCATGAGGATCAGCAGGTTAGCATTCAATCCCTGCTGCCGGGTCGCACCTATCAGTTTCGTGTAGTTGCGAATACCAATTTCGGCATGGGCGAATCTTCGCAGCCGCTGGAGGCGAGCACACAGCCGGAGGTGAACATTGCCGGGCCGCCGCGCAACGTGGACGCCTATGCGCGCAACCATAAGGAGATCTTTGTGCATTGGCAGCCACCGACGGTGACAAATGGCGAGATACTCAAGTATCGTGTCTACTACTCCGAG AACGACAGCGGCGCGGATATGTACAATGACAGCATGtcgctggagctgctgctcaCCGATCTGCGTCCCTATACGGACTATGTGATCAGCGTGGTACCGTTCAATCGCAACGGCATGGGCGATTCCTCCGCCGAGCTGAAGGTGAGGACCTTCTCCTCAACGCCCTCGGAaccgccaaataatgtcactCTCGAGGTGACCAGTTCAAGC TCGATAACTGTGCACTGGGAGCCGCCAGCTGAGGAGGATTGCAATGGCCAGATAACCGGCTATAAGATACGCTATCGCAAGTTTAAGGATGCGCCCCAGGCGAAGAGCACGCCCGCCAACATACGCTACTTTGAGCTAAACGGTCTGGACCGCAACGCCGAGTACCAAGTGAAGATTGCGGCGATGACCGTCAACGGATCGGGCCCATTCACCGAATGGTATCGCGCGAACACGCTGGAGAACGATCTGGATGAGACACAGGTGCCGGGCAAGCCCATCTGGATCAACATACAGCCGGGCGCTGACAATATTGGACTGCACTGGGGTCCACCGCAGCAGCCGGAGATCAAGATACGCAGCTATGTGCTGGGCTGGGGACGCGGCATACCCGACGAGAACACCATCGAGCTGAAGGAAACTGAGCGCTACCATGTGCTCAAGAACCTCGAGTCGAACATGGAGTACGTAGTATCGCTGCGCGCACGCAATGTGAAAGGCGACGGCCCGCCCATCTACGACAACATCAAGACACGGGACGAGGAGCCGCTGGATGTGCCCGTGCCGCTAGAGGTACCCGTCGGGCTGCGCGCCATAACCATGTCGAGCTCCTCGATTGTCGTCTACTGGATCGATACGATGCTCAACAAGAACCAGCACGTGACCGACAATCGCCACTACACGGTCAGCTACAGCATCACGGGCTCCAATCGCTATCGCTACCACAACACCAGCGACCTGAACTGCATGATCAACGATCTGCGTCCGAGCACGCAGTACGAGTTCGCTGTGAAGGTGGTCAAGGGGCGACGGGAGTCCGCGTGGTCCATGTCGGTGCTGAACAGCACATTTCAGAATGTGCCGGTGACGCCGCCGCGCGAGCTGACCGTGCGCCTGGACGAGCAGAATCCGCACAATGTGATCGTCCAGTGGCTGCCGCCCAAGCACACAGTTGGCCAGATCACCGGCTATAATATCTACTATACGACAGACACCACGAAACGGGATCGGGACTGGGCCATCGAGGCGTTCGCCGGCGAGGAGACAATGCTGATGCTGCCCAACCTGAAGCCCTACACCACCTACTACTTCAAGGTGCAGGCACGCACCACCAAGGGCGGCAACAATGCGCCCTTCTCCGCGCTGACGGCGTTCACCACCAGCGCGGCCGTCATCATGCAGGAGGCGGACACCATTGCCAAGGGCATCGATAATCAAAATCTATTGTACATCATCATTGGCAGCACGGTCCTGgtgctgtttctgctgctgctcggtcTGCTGCTCTTCTGCCGGCGCAAGCCGCAATCCTCGCCAGAACACACCAAGAAGAG CTATCAAAAGAACAATGTGGGTGTGCCGAAGCCACCGGATCTGTGGATCCATCACGACCAGATGGAGCTAAAGAACATTGACAAGGGCCTGCACAGTGCCACGCCTGTTTGCAGCGACAACGCCTCCAGCAGCGGAGCCCTCACCCTGCCGCGCTCGGTGGTCCACAGCGAATACGAGGTGGACACCCCGGTGCCGGGTCATGTCACCAACTCGCTGGATAAACGCGCCTATGTGGCCGGCTACATGA CAGCCACCTCGATGAACTCGACCATGGAGCGACCGCAATATCCGCGCACCCAATACAATCATCAGAATCGCTCGCACATGACCATGGACACGGGCCTCTCGCAGCAGAGCCTCACACAGCCGCAGAACAATTCGCTGGCCCAGACGCCGGAGCATCCCTACGGTGGCTACGACGCCAACTTCTG CAATGCTGGCTACACGGGCGGCACCGCGAGCAATCCGAGCGCTCCTGGCAATGGCTGCGTCTCCACCATTGAGAGCGCTAAGCGTGGACATCCGCTCAAGAGTTTCAGTGTGCCGGGCCCGCCGCCCACTGGAGCTGCCACGACCATGAACAAGCACA CTCCTGCTGTCACAATACGTCCACAAAATCAATCGCCCTACAAGAAGCCCTCCTTTTCGGCAGCCACACCCAATCGGTTGCAGGGCGGCGGCTCCGTGGCGCATTCCACCGATGAGATACAAAGACTGGCGCCCAGCACATCCACCGAGGAGCTGAACCAAGAGATGGCCAATCTGGAGGGTCTCATGAAGGATCTAAGCGCCATCACGGCCAACGAGTTCGAGTGTTAA
- the fra gene encoding neogenin isoform X2, with translation MSTKMAKTHGFNWMWLWIWFGFPLLLQLATVSQASQALTFTLEPQDSVVPEGHSVLLQCAGKAAGKGKATPTPTSIRWRGPDGQDLGVVGDTFRTQLKNGSLYISSVEENRGLTGAYQCLLSAEGIGSVLSRPALVAIARQPELNQDFIETYLLPGQTAYFRCMVGEHVWQPGVRHTVQWYKDDMPLPLDKLRMVVLPNGALEIDEVNANDRGAYQCNVTSGSVHRLSSKTNLNIKKPVDAGAEQAVAPSFLVGPSPKTVSEGDTVTLDCVANGVPKPQIKWLRNGEELDFNHLDSRFSITGTGSLQISGAEDIDSGNYQCRASNSVDSLDAQATVQVQVPPKFIQAPRDKTASEKEVLNLECAIHGKPKPSIRWLKNGEVITPNEYLQFVNGHNLRIRGLLYSDAGMFQCVGTNPAGSVQASARLRVVPPGAKMKQRKTQGQTTKSLHSSDNYNYNNNNNKRRRPHNSGELRTKSGGSSYLDMDSDDYDNYADEKSAETAARRQLRKFARPGEQPLNDRNFEAGEISVLRRQNGGGDIDDDDEDDDDVDVDVDYDGILVYKNKAQPLQQQQQQQQQIPPTSNFASTDLSAGEDIASDVKPLSSGLLARLPGPPRNLVAQIVKSRFVTLSWQEPLQNANEVVSYTVYYRVSNSEREQKIVTQSHEDQQVSIQSLLPGRTYQFRVVANTNFGMGESSQPLEASTQPEVNIAGPPRNVDAYARNHKEIFVHWQPPTVTNGEILKYRVYYSENDSGADMYNDSMSLELLLTDLRPYTDYVISVVPFNRNGMGDSSAELKVRTFSSTPSEPPNNVTLEVTSSSSITVHWEPPAEEDCNGQITGYKIRYRKFKDAPQAKSTPANIRYFELNGLDRNAEYQVKIAAMTVNGSGPFTEWYRANTLENDLDETQVPGKPIWINIQPGADNIGLHWGPPQQPEIKIRSYVLGWGRGIPDENTIELKETERYHVLKNLESNMEYVVSLRARNVKGDGPPIYDNIKTRDEEPLDVPVPLEVPVGLRAITMSSSSIVVYWIDTMLNKNQHVTDNRHYTVSYSITGSNRYRYHNTSDLNCMINDLRPSTQYEFAVKVVKGRRESAWSMSVLNSTFQNVPVTPPRELTVRLDEQNPHNVIVQWLPPKHTVGQITGYNIYYTTDTTKRDRDWAIEAFAGEETMLMLPNLKPYTTYYFKVQARTTKGGNNAPFSALTAFTTSAAVIMQEADTIAKGIDNQNLLYIIIGSTVLVLFLLLLGLLLFCRRKPQSSPEHTKKSYQKNNVGVPKPPDLWIHHDQMELKNIDKGLHSATPVCSDNASSSGALTLPRSVVHSEYEVDTPVPGHVTNSLDKRAYVAGYMTTSMNSTMERPQYPRTQYNHQNRSHMTMDTGLSQQSLTQPQNNSLAQTPEHPYGGYDANFCNAGYTGGTASNPSAPGNGCVSTIESAKRGHPLKSFSVPGPPPTGAATTMNKHTPAVTIRPQNQSPYKKPSFSAATPNRLQGGGSVAHSTDEIQRLAPSTSTEELNQEMANLEGLMKDLSAITANEFEC, from the exons CACTCACGTTCACACTGGAGCCGCAGGACTCCGTCGTGCCCGAGGGCCACTCCGTGCTGCTGCAGTGCGCCGGCAAGGCCGCTGGCAAGGGCaaggccacgcccacgccgaCAAGCATACGCTGGCGCGGACCCGACGGCCAGGATCTGGGTGTTGTGGGCGACACCTTTCGCACACAACTGAAGAACGGTTCGCTATACATCAGCTCCGTGGAGGAGAATCGCGGCCTGACCGGCGCCTACCAGTGCCTGCTCAGCGCCGAGGGCATCGGCAGCGTGCTCAGCCGTCCGGCTCTGGTGGCCATTGCCCGCCAGCCGGAACTGAACCAGGACTTCATCGAGACGTACCTGCTGCCCGGCCAGACGGCCTACTTCCGCTGCATGGTGGGCGAGCACGTGTGGCAGCCGGGCGTAAGGCATACGGTGCAATGGTACAAGGACGAcatgccgctgccgctggatAAGCTGCGCATGGTGGTGCTGCCGAACGGTGCACTGGAAATCGATGAGGTAAACGCCAACGATCGCGGTGCCTACCAGTGCAACGTGACCTCGGGCAGCGTCCATCGGCTGAGCAGCAAGACGAATCTGAACATCAAGAAGCCTGTGGATGCTGGCGCCGAGCAGGCTGTGGCGCCCTCGTTCCTGGTTGGACCCTCGCCGAAAACGGTCAGCGAGGGCGACACCGTCACCCTGGACTGTGTGGCCAATGGTGTGCCCAAGCCGCAGATCAAGTGGCTACGCAATGGCGAGGAACTCGATTTCAATCATCTCGATTCGCGATTCTCGATCACAGGCACCGGCTCGTTGCAGATCTCCGGCGCCGAGGACATCGATTCGGGCAACTATCAGTGCCGGGCCAGCAACAGCGTTGACTCGCTCGATGCCCAGGCGACCGTGCAGGTCCAGGTGCCGCCCAAGTTCATCCAGGCGCCGCGCGACAAGACCGCCTCCGAGAAGGAGGTGCTCAATCTGGAGTGCGCTATACACGGCAAGCCCAAACCGAGCATACGCTGGCTAAAGAACGGCGAGGTCATCACGCCCAACGAGTACCTGCAGTTCGTCAACGGGCACAATCTGCGCATCCGTGGACTGCTCTACTCCGATGCGGGCATGTTTCAGTGCGTCGGCACCAATCCCGCTGGCAGCGTTCAGGCCTCGGCGCGTCTGCGTGTCGTGCCCCCCGGAG CCAAAATGAAACAACGCAAAACCCAAGGTCAAACCACCAAATCCTTGCACAGTTCAGACaattacaactacaacaacaacaacaacaaacgaagACGACCTCACAACTCGGGTGAGCTACGCACCAAATCCGGTGGCAGCAGCTACTTGGACATGGACAGCGACGACTACGACAACTATGCGGACGAGAAGTCCGCGGAGACGGCGGCCCGGCGCCAATTGCGAAAATTCGCGAGACCCGGCGAGCAGCCGCTCAACGATCGCAACTTTGAGGCGGGCGAGATCAGTGTGCTGCGCCGCCAGAACGGAGGCGGAGACattgacgacgacgacgaagacgacgatgacgttgacgttgacgttgactaTGACGGAATACTGGTCTACAAGAACAAGGCGCAACctctacaacaacagcaacaacaacaacaacaaatacccCCCACATCCAATTTTGCCTCAACAGATCTAAGCGCCGGCGAGGACATCGCCAGCGATGTGAAGCCTTTGAGCAGCGGTCTGCTGGCCCGCCTGCCCGGTCCGCCACGCAACCTGGTCGCGCAGATTGTGAAGTCGCGCTTCGTAACGCTCAGCTGGCAGGAGCCGCTGCAGAATGCCAACGAGGTCGTCTCCTACACCGTCTACTATCGCGTCAGCAACAGCGAACG TGAGCAAAAGATTGTGACCCAGTCGCATGAGGATCAGCAGGTTAGCATTCAATCCCTGCTGCCGGGTCGCACCTATCAGTTTCGTGTAGTTGCGAATACCAATTTCGGCATGGGCGAATCTTCGCAGCCGCTGGAGGCGAGCACACAGCCGGAGGTGAACATTGCCGGGCCGCCGCGCAACGTGGACGCCTATGCGCGCAACCATAAGGAGATCTTTGTGCATTGGCAGCCACCGACGGTGACAAATGGCGAGATACTCAAGTATCGTGTCTACTACTCCGAG AACGACAGCGGCGCGGATATGTACAATGACAGCATGtcgctggagctgctgctcaCCGATCTGCGTCCCTATACGGACTATGTGATCAGCGTGGTACCGTTCAATCGCAACGGCATGGGCGATTCCTCCGCCGAGCTGAAGGTGAGGACCTTCTCCTCAACGCCCTCGGAaccgccaaataatgtcactCTCGAGGTGACCAGTTCAAGC TCGATAACTGTGCACTGGGAGCCGCCAGCTGAGGAGGATTGCAATGGCCAGATAACCGGCTATAAGATACGCTATCGCAAGTTTAAGGATGCGCCCCAGGCGAAGAGCACGCCCGCCAACATACGCTACTTTGAGCTAAACGGTCTGGACCGCAACGCCGAGTACCAAGTGAAGATTGCGGCGATGACCGTCAACGGATCGGGCCCATTCACCGAATGGTATCGCGCGAACACGCTGGAGAACGATCTGGATGAGACACAGGTGCCGGGCAAGCCCATCTGGATCAACATACAGCCGGGCGCTGACAATATTGGACTGCACTGGGGTCCACCGCAGCAGCCGGAGATCAAGATACGCAGCTATGTGCTGGGCTGGGGACGCGGCATACCCGACGAGAACACCATCGAGCTGAAGGAAACTGAGCGCTACCATGTGCTCAAGAACCTCGAGTCGAACATGGAGTACGTAGTATCGCTGCGCGCACGCAATGTGAAAGGCGACGGCCCGCCCATCTACGACAACATCAAGACACGGGACGAGGAGCCGCTGGATGTGCCCGTGCCGCTAGAGGTACCCGTCGGGCTGCGCGCCATAACCATGTCGAGCTCCTCGATTGTCGTCTACTGGATCGATACGATGCTCAACAAGAACCAGCACGTGACCGACAATCGCCACTACACGGTCAGCTACAGCATCACGGGCTCCAATCGCTATCGCTACCACAACACCAGCGACCTGAACTGCATGATCAACGATCTGCGTCCGAGCACGCAGTACGAGTTCGCTGTGAAGGTGGTCAAGGGGCGACGGGAGTCCGCGTGGTCCATGTCGGTGCTGAACAGCACATTTCAGAATGTGCCGGTGACGCCGCCGCGCGAGCTGACCGTGCGCCTGGACGAGCAGAATCCGCACAATGTGATCGTCCAGTGGCTGCCGCCCAAGCACACAGTTGGCCAGATCACCGGCTATAATATCTACTATACGACAGACACCACGAAACGGGATCGGGACTGGGCCATCGAGGCGTTCGCCGGCGAGGAGACAATGCTGATGCTGCCCAACCTGAAGCCCTACACCACCTACTACTTCAAGGTGCAGGCACGCACCACCAAGGGCGGCAACAATGCGCCCTTCTCCGCGCTGACGGCGTTCACCACCAGCGCGGCCGTCATCATGCAGGAGGCGGACACCATTGCCAAGGGCATCGATAATCAAAATCTATTGTACATCATCATTGGCAGCACGGTCCTGgtgctgtttctgctgctgctcggtcTGCTGCTCTTCTGCCGGCGCAAGCCGCAATCCTCGCCAGAACACACCAAGAAGAG CTATCAAAAGAACAATGTGGGTGTGCCGAAGCCACCGGATCTGTGGATCCATCACGACCAGATGGAGCTAAAGAACATTGACAAGGGCCTGCACAGTGCCACGCCTGTTTGCAGCGACAACGCCTCCAGCAGCGGAGCCCTCACCCTGCCGCGCTCGGTGGTCCACAGCGAATACGAGGTGGACACCCCGGTGCCGGGTCATGTCACCAACTCGCTGGATAAACGCGCCTATGTGGCCGGCTACATGA CCACCTCGATGAACTCGACCATGGAGCGACCGCAATATCCGCGCACCCAATACAATCATCAGAATCGCTCGCACATGACCATGGACACGGGCCTCTCGCAGCAGAGCCTCACACAGCCGCAGAACAATTCGCTGGCCCAGACGCCGGAGCATCCCTACGGTGGCTACGACGCCAACTTCTG CAATGCTGGCTACACGGGCGGCACCGCGAGCAATCCGAGCGCTCCTGGCAATGGCTGCGTCTCCACCATTGAGAGCGCTAAGCGTGGACATCCGCTCAAGAGTTTCAGTGTGCCGGGCCCGCCGCCCACTGGAGCTGCCACGACCATGAACAAGCACA CTCCTGCTGTCACAATACGTCCACAAAATCAATCGCCCTACAAGAAGCCCTCCTTTTCGGCAGCCACACCCAATCGGTTGCAGGGCGGCGGCTCCGTGGCGCATTCCACCGATGAGATACAAAGACTGGCGCCCAGCACATCCACCGAGGAGCTGAACCAAGAGATGGCCAATCTGGAGGGTCTCATGAAGGATCTAAGCGCCATCACGGCCAACGAGTTCGAGTGTTAA